GAAATTGAAAATGCAGCAAAGCTTGTAAATGCTCATAGTTTTATAAGTAAACTAGAAAAAGGCTACGACTCAGAGGTTGGTGAAGGTGGTGGTAATTTATCCACCGGAGAGAAACAACTTATATCCTTTGCGAGAGCCATTGTAGCAAATCCAGCACTATTCGTTCTTGATGAAGCTACCTCCTCTATAGATACAGAGACAGAAAGAATGATACAAGATGCCATAGAAAAAGTTCTCTCAGATAGAACTAGCTTTGTGGTTGCCCATAGACTTTCTACCATCGTCTCTGCAGATAAAATTCTTGTTATAAGACATGGAAAGATAACAGAATCAGGAACTCACAGAGAACTGTTAATGAGAAAAGGTTACTACTATACCCTATATACAAACCAATTGCTTGAAGAGAAGGAACTGGAAAGCAAAGCAGTGATTTCCTAGGGATGGTGCCACCCACGTGGCAAGTGGCATGTTGAGTGGTATATTACTTGCCACTTGGCATGTTGAAAATGGAAAATACAGGGACGTTTAATATAAGTTATTAAACGTCCATATAAAGTTTAACTTTTAGTTATTTCCACTTATTGTGGGACAATATATTATTTAAAGTGAAAGATAGAGAAAGACTCGGGTTAGCTACCCGAGTCTTTCATTTTAACTACGTAATTTTAGTTAGCTTTTTATCTTTTATAAATAGTGTTAATAATAATCCCACAGCAGCTATAACGGCAGCTCCAATGAATACATTTGAAAATCCAGCATTCATTGTGCTTTGGTAAGTATTTTCAATAGTAGCTCTTGAGCTGTCTACAGAAGACAGATATCCAGTTTTAATAGCGTTAAAGTTTACATGAGGATTTGAAGCTAAAGTGCTCTTAAGTCCATCTATCATTGAACCCACAAATTCTCTAACAGTATTAAATATTGTGGTTACATCAGAATTTTGGAATTTAGTTATGGTCTCAGCAGACATTTTTCCACTGAAGGCTCCATTACCAGGAACGCCATTTACTTTAGGTAATACTGCTTGGATTGCTCCAGGCACCTTACTGCCAGCAGTAGCTATAAAGTTTACTAATAGGTTTGGAGAAATAGCAATACCAATAGAACGTATAAGTGAAACTGTTGATTGACCAGCAGAAGCTTCTTCTTCTGGTACTAAGCTCATCATTAAGTAGTTAATTGGCGTACCCATGGTTAAGCCCATACCTAAGCCCATGAATATTAGGCCAATAAATAGGTTGAAAAAACTAGGGTGATTAGCAGTTACCAACGCTTGATACAATGCACCTATAAATGAAAAACCGAAGCCAGCTAATAGTACCTTTTTTACCCCCATTTTATCTATGAATTTCCCACCTAAAGGAGCTGATATACCAGTAAATACAGCAAATAATGTAACTATATAGCCACCAGTACCCATCTTTATTTTAAGAATATTTTCGCCAAACTGTGGAAGGAAAATAGTACCCATGAGTCCAGTGCCTACAACAAAGCTTAGTGCTAAAGTAATGGCA
This DNA window, taken from Clostridium estertheticum, encodes the following:
- a CDS encoding MFS transporter, with amino-acid sequence MKSKTSTIAMIIFLLGIFMGAIDSGIVSPARTIISNFFGISGSSSVWVITIYTLAYAVSMPITAKLSDRHGRKKVYMISISLFAFGSLLCGLSNFINSYNFLLFSRVIQALGGGGIMPIAIAYIGSSFPLEKRGTALGLVGAIFGISTILGPTIGSFVLSIAGDANWGFLFFINLPISLVILTLALNLKENKNEKPIKKMDLKGCGALTIVILSLMYSATNLKFHDLANSISSKDVLPFLLIFLISLPIFILIEKKAEDPVLNLHYFTNKQIAITLALSFVVGTGLMGTIFLPQFGENILKIKMGTGGYIVTLFAVFTGISAPLGGKFIDKMGVKKVLLAGFGFSFIGALYQALVTANHPSFFNLFIGLIFMGLGMGLTMGTPINYLMMSLVPEEEASAGQSTVSLIRSIGIAISPNLLVNFIATAGSKVPGAIQAVLPKVNGVPGNGAFSGKMSAETITKFQNSDVTTIFNTVREFVGSMIDGLKSTLASNPHVNFNAIKTGYLSSVDSSRATIENTYQSTMNAGFSNVFIGAAVIAAVGLLLTLFIKDKKLTKIT